From the Amia ocellicauda isolate fAmiCal2 chromosome 12, fAmiCal2.hap1, whole genome shotgun sequence genome, the window cccccaaagcataatgtttccacctccatgtctgacggtggggatggtgttcttggggtcattcctcctcctccaaacacggcgagttgaattgagctcgattttggtctcctctgaccacaacactttcacccagttctcctctgaatcattcagatgttcattggcaaacttcagacgggcctgtacatgtgctttcttgagcaggggaaccttgcgggtgctgcaggatttcagtccttcacggcgtagtgtgttaccaattgttttcttggtgactatggtcccagctgccttgagatcattaacaagatcctcccgtgtagttctgggctgattcctcaccgttctcatgatcattgaaactccacgaggtgagatcttgcatggagccccagaccgagggagactgacagttattttgtgtttcttccatttgcgaataatcgcaccaactgttgtcaccttctcaccaagctgcttggcgatggtcttgtagcccattccagccttgtgtaggtctacaatcttgtccctgacatccttggacagctctttggtcttggccatggtggagagtttgtaatctgattgattgatggcttctgtggacaggtgtcttttatacaggtaacgagctgagattaggagcactccctttaagagagtgctcctaatctcagctcgttacctgtataaaagacacctgtgagccagaaatcttgctgattgataggggatcaaatacttatttccctcattaacatgcaaatcaatttataacttttttgaaatgcgtttttctggattgttttgttgttattctgtctctcactgttaaaatacacctaccattaacattatagactgatcatttctttgtcagtgggcaaacgtacaaaatcagcaggggatcaaatatttttttccctcactgtatatagtacCACCACGGGTTGGAGCAGGGGTGGCCAACGctgttcctggagagctgcAATGCTGCAGGTTTTCCTGGTCTTTCTACCAAAcactggataccttgaacacaggaaATTGTTGCctaattaagcagttaacaatccggatagaacaaaaacctgtaggccctgtggctctccaggaccaggagttCAGCACACTTAAAAGACTGTCATGTATATAACAGTGAACATCTTACACTTCAGACAATAGTAAATTACTTTAGGAAAGTAGTGTATGAATACTTGTTAAGACAATTACTGTATACACACGTACACAAGAGTTTAATCTATCTGAAAATAGTTTTCAAAATCCAAAGGTACAAAATCTGAAGTGCAATGCATCAAGGTTTGATCACATTCTTGCAGTTTTTCAATGTGTATTACCTTGCAAAAACTGACAGGCCCTTCTCGGACTTCTTCAGGTTATTACTAGATGAACAGTGTTGATATTGGAATTGGCTTAGTTACATTCTCGACACAtcactattaaaataatgcAGTTTAATAGTGGATAAGCATAGGAATTATGAAAACAGGCATTTCTCGATTTATTTACTTATACTGTATATGAATGGGTTTTGGTCTAGTGTCTTGTATACTATTACTTTAGAGTAATACTGCAAAACCAGATTGTCTGAATTTGTAATCGTAGAGCTTTCAAATATGGTACTACAGTAGTCAGATAAACTGCATTACTGTATGGGGAAATGGGTGAGGGGGACAGATAAATAGCGACCCTTCACTTCATTTCACAGAAAAAGCACTACAGCACTGATAACAAGGAATAGGAATCTTTGCCAAAGGAGGTGTAGAAGGTAGGAATAACAGTGTATccaatgtaatttaaatgtagTGTCTAGTACTCATCTCTAAAGGCCTAATAATGCCAGTTTACAGTCCTGGTGATCAGGAATACATGGATTGAGAAGTCTGATCAATGCTTtgcagtttttaaattattttaacaaataagCCAAAGGATTCTTCATTATATCCCCGCTGAATTTGAATTCCAAGGTTTTTGTTTAATTCCATTTTGTGTCTCCTTGTTCCTTGTCCTCAGAGACAACAAATACTTGAAACACAGGGGAATACAGGGTACAGGTTTGGGGCCCAAGTCCAGAAaaattgtatacatatataaattgaataattaagGCAGCTACAGAAAGAGCACATCACAATTTCTAGAGTGTCTTATTCAGCTGTGATAAACGCTCTGCATAATTAATCAAATAAGTCACCTTAGAGCATCACTTGTCCAAAGCAGCAGCTGACAGTGAGGATCAAGGAAAAAGAAACAGGGGGACAGTGGTGCTAAAATGCCGAACATTTATCAGTCGtcttcaattaaaatataatggacAGATTTGCTGGGAATCCAGATGCTAAGTTTCAAATGTTCTTTCTGGGGAGAACAGACGTCTTGGCTTGAGGTATGAGTGGCATAGTTCTTAATTCAAGCAATAAGTCAGCAATTAGACAGATTATGGCCTTTAGATCATATTTCAGCCCTTTTGAAAGCCAAACATACCATGCACTGTAATACCTAGGAATAGGGCCTGCTAGGTCTAATAATCTTCTTCATGCTTTGCAGTTGCTGTGTGGTTCTCATGGGACGCTGATCTCTGGAAGAAGACTGCGCTTGTGAAAGAATACACAGAATCGGAGCCAATGTGTCTGTCCACCTGTTCTAAATCCCCAGCTTTGGTCTCATTGATACAGCCGGACTTGTTCATTAAATTGAGCTTCATCCAAGTGTTTGGAACAACCTGTAAATGATTTCACTTCTCAACAGCATCAAAGCCAGCACTGTGTTAATCTTCTGCAATACTAGTTATTTTGTCAGACCTCTGTATATACAGCCTAAGAAATAAGTATAAGACAACTTCTAAATATCTGTGTACTACTAGATAACACAGATACAAAtctatttataaatatgttaaaaatatatatattccatcatattctttttttaaaagggTCTTGATTTTTGCACAGACTTGTTCCCTTCCTCAGTCAATTAAgtttgttctgctttttgttgtaCCATTCTGATCAAGAATTCAGATGAACTCTCGAAAAACACTGATCAGTAAAAAAATATTCTGTGTCACTATTCCTCATCTGTAggcttttaaataaaataactaaatactactattgagagagaggggagagtttTGCCATTTAAAATCTGGATTTTCAAGCATTTACAGATATTTATTGAAGAAACATGTATGGGCTCTTAGCTAATTGTACTTATATTGGGACTGAAGTTGTATATTGTATGTTCTTGTTCACTGAATGCTTTGTGACAATTAACTTGACCTGGGTAAGGACAGTTGCAAAGACTTAAACAGCAATCCTTGAGTTTTAATCGTTTTTTATCATGACATGCTCTATtacaaatgaatgaatacatctaAATAAAAgtagtttttcattttctgttgtaAGGTTGTAAGCATGTTAATTCATCTACAAAGGAACTGTTAGGATGAATAATAAGTATCTGTATTGAATTTCTCCGGCCATTTCATTTCTCTGTAGCTTAGAATTGAATATTTTTTAACCTAAGCCATCCATTTCTTTCATTTGATGAAGAATGCTCACCGACACAAGCAGTCTAAagctaaaataaaacatgtcaaATTGCTCTTCCCGTTAAACTGATCGACTCTGGAACAAAGCCAGACTGAAGGCAGCACttggtagattttttttttttttaatagaatagACTGACCTCTGCTGGCCAAATAAAGTAGTACCATAACCTTTTACGCCTAACATTTTAAATGGATAGCTGGTTTAATGACATATTTAATGTACGTATTCCTTATTCTTAATTGAGCAAGCCGTCATTATACACTTGTGATGAAGAAAGAATTAATGGATCATATAAATTCCCAGCAAGAAGCCACTTatgcaaggtaagcatctgtgGGGAGGTCGTTTATTAAAGCATTACCAACCTGCTCAGATCACAGTCAGTTCTGATAAGACACATGCGTAGACACACAGGATCCCCATTGTTTGGTATCACGCTGTTATAGGCCATATCTGGAGATTCTGTATTAGTCTTCTTGAAAGGAAAACCTACAACCTGTGCCAAGGAGGCTTGAATAAAATCACTCCAACGATCAATGATGGTCTTTCTAAGATcttgtcggggggggggggggggggagggtcaATCATCTGATTGTGCGGTACATCATGAAGTCCACTGTGGTGCATCTTGGGAATTTGCCTATGGAGCTTTCCTCCACTGGCGTATACACCTTGATCTGTctcatgtgtgtgtctctgccgtTCTGGTGGTTAGCCAGCACTGCAATCTGGATCATGAAGGTGCGAATGGGGTTATTGACAATGTCCAGGAGAGGAATGTGTATCCACCCACTGGGCTCCACCAGCTCCAACTGCTGTAAAGGGAAATATAAACGACATTCAACACAAAATTCGGCATtagataaataatacaaatgaaattaataCATCAGAGATCATTATTTACCAGCATTAAAGGagaaataacaaaaggcttGGCAGACAAGCTTTTggacaaaagcaaaaaacaaaattctCCATGAGAAATGTATTATACTCTTTCAACATGCTAATCAGGTACCTGATACTCTGATCACTTGAGGCATTTCGAAATATGCTTCTTTGTGAATAACGTTTATAGCTCTATCAAAGTGGATGATAAAATGAGGAGTACAGACAAGCCACATGTAAGTACTGTAAATCATTGCAAGGCATTTTAAGAGGTCAGTCTGTGACAAAATAATGCTTTAAATCTCAGTCCATTAGCAAAAGATGGAATAAATGTTGGGAGTTTCTGGACCTCAGCCTCCCTTGGCTTCAGCCCTGATATGTATGGCAGAGGGGAGAATGCATTCTccccacagaaaaaaaaaccagCGCTGGTTTATCAGCTGTTTCTGAACAGCCAGCTTTGGCACTGAGTGGCAGGGTCTGGAGCGTGAACTCGCAGCTGCTACAGCCCTGCTACTGACCCCATTCATCCCCACAGCAGGTGTCAGATACACGCCAGCACTGGCTTCACACACTCAGAATGGGAAAGGGGATACAAACAAGAGAAACCTGGAACTACTtatgagaagaaaaaagaaaaaaaaaatatgcagttttttttttttcaaatgaatgTTACCAcaatgctaaaaaaaaaaacaagaaaaaaaaaaacacagctccAGAAAAGGGAGAAACCGGATTTCTTTCTTATAACACAAGGTTGAAGTTTTCTTACAAAagcacaaacagaaaacatttttttttttttaaaggataaaAGGTTCCAGATCCCTTTTATAAAAGGACCTCACACTAAGTTGTGTGTAATTCTTACCAGAAACCAGTTTAtttaccaaaaaataataagattTAAAGCCAAAGACTGTGGTACAAATAAAGGGCaacaggagaaaaaagaaaataatgacaatatGGAAAGTTTTTCAGTTgtgcttgttattttattttcttctatttACATGACACACTTTCAGGATTTAAGTTGTGGTTAGAAAAAGACCAAGACGTAAGGTTTCTAGTGGACTGCAATGAGAAAGAAAACGATAAATATGTAAATCTAATTTAGAAATTTGCAATTACAACTCCTCTTCGCCTATTTGGGAATTCAACACGGATCTCAGCTttcattataaaacaatattaacattttccAAGCGGCTGAATGATGACTCTGGCAAGTGTGAAGAGCCAACTACAATACACGAGATGGTAGTATAACCTGCCACCCACGTTGCTGAAAGAACAGCTTTCAAACACATGCACTGAACTGCAAAACCACTAAATCCTGTATTACCCATAATGTCGTTTTCACTTAAGGTGAAATAAACCATCCTTTCTTCCCCTCAGATCCGCACAGCTTTCCACTGCAAGTCGACATTATTCTTAACCAGGCATTGCTTTGACAcagaatggttttaaaaaaagtgCTCTTGTGAATGAATTGCAATTATTAATACCCAATTCATCAGATAAGTTGGTTAGCAAGGactgcattttaattgaattcatCTTCATTTTACCTTCCaacaaacaatacatatatGAATCATTAAACCTTTTCATAACATGGGTTTTTAATTAAAGCATCTATTCATTCTACAGAAGAAAGAAGGACATTTTCTATACCATTCCCAATATTGAGCCTGTACTTTCAGTCTACATACTTACTCTGTAGGTTACATTATACATAATTCCACCTGGAGATGAACAGGGTAAAAGTCCTTTATGCAGCAGCTTATGTTCAACAGAACTCAAAGATCCTAATGAAGTTCCCaactaatatgtatttttaaattgtatcctGTCTAAGTGTATACAAATAATACCCACAAAAGGATATACACCAACTAGTAAAATGACCATGGCCTTTATTAACTTTAGATGTTTAGACTTGTGCCTTAAGAAGTTGTTGTCTTCCTTACAGTGCTAGTGCTCTGGAATCTGGGAATGAAATAGTAATTCAAGGTAATCGCTTTGTGAAAGGTGCAGCTATGCGGTAGGTGAAGCTGGGgaacttaattaaaaagaacGCTCAGACTATGCAGAACTTCAAGCTTCTTAAAACGGCACCAAGAGCACGTAGACCTTCAACAATCACAAGTGTAGCTCTCTGACTCAAAGTTCAAACCACTTCACTTCTTTGAACACTATGCTCTTCCAGTCTAAAGTATTAGTTTAACCTCAATTTGTAATGtattagtttaatttattttgttatgttctcattttaaagagattttctttcttctaaaaaataaagttatgcACACATTAACAAATGTGTAAAGTTCAAAGAAGTACCATGGTACAGTACATTTAAATCATGTCAAACTACTCTTTGCACAAGCTGGCCTATTTTGAGGATTTGGAGGATTATCCACAGAGAGCAGGAAAGGTTTAAAGCTAATCTATACAGGAATGTCATTCGAAAAACAAATGctgaaaaataaattttgaCCTAGAACTGTGTAAGGTAATCGTGGCACACGgagcacgcacacacatatatatattttgtcataTAAAAGGAACAGTCAAAATTAAACTCAAGCGAAGTTAAATGACAAGAGGATTTAAAGAATACGTTAAGAATGtggttagtttttatttttgaccTTAAAGactataaataaaatgcatgttttcatgAGAATAACAGTCTCTGTCTATCCTCATTTGGGATTGATTAAATTAGAATTACATTAATAGGAAAGGGGGGAAGCGGCTTGTCAATAATGCAATACAAATCTATTCCAGAAGTATCAGCTCAGTGATAATAAAGATGCTGGAGGTTTTACGAGCAGAAGTGGAAATTGTAATGTTGGCCAGGCTCAGCTTCAATTAGTACCATATTCAGTATGAAAAGCTGGGAAtgttcagtgcagtgtaggGCTGACTTTTTGGTTGCTCTGGTGGCTAGAGATATAGCAGTTGGCTTATTTTGAGATGTGGTCTGGATCCTGCCGTTGCTAGTTTTAACTCTTTTAGAGATTCTTCAATTTCCATATTatttaactttgtaatgatgccatttctgtgtttaaaatgaTAAGTAGGAAACAGGAATGGTCTTTTGAAGTCAGCTAAAGCTCACTGGTAATTGATATAAATGAATCTGAAAAGAAAgatggcctagaccaaatcaacacTTTGGCCTACACGGAAaccacaaattacaaacctgtaccctaTTGCGTTTTAATATCCAAGTAGCAGAAAGGGGCTTTAAtaagtttgtaatttgcgatTACCTGGTAGTTAGGTGTAATTTCAGTTATAAAATATAGTATATAGGATTCTATGTTGTGTAAACTGTACAAGTGAAAGTTTATGCAATATTGCATCTTGAGTTCTCCATCTCTTAGTTACAACTGTGACAATTCAAGCAATTATCCAGCACTGACAATTCTACTGCATTGTATTAGGGTTAAATCTGGAAAAACTGTTTACTGTGAAGTGAATACCTTCAGAAAAGATGTCCCAAGTTGTGTCCTGCATGCCTGCTTGTCTGTAATAATTGTATCACCTAATTAAAGTGACACATTGCAAAATAACTAATGACTGGATCATTCAATTTGTTATATTATAGATGGAAATGGAATATTACATTTGTTCTACTAGTTGCAGTAAGTAAGTTTCAATAACCAGCAATACAAAACCATAGTAAATGATCTACAGCAATGGTGACATCTAGTGTCCACAAGAAGCTGTTACTTCCTGTACTGTGAGAAAGCAGAGGAATGTGAATCAGGAGTGGTCAGACCCCGAGCCTAGGCCTGGAGAGCTACAGGATGTTCTGGATTTCATTGAAACCAACTCACCATGGCAATGGAACCACTTGTGGCTTAAATAGACAATATTcatagtttattttatatattttagacatatattatatatacttaGAAAACTGGAAGGATTGGACCACTCAAGGATGGGGAACAGCAATCAATGATTTAATTTTGATATCCATTAAATGTGATATTCTGgcttgtttttaatgtgaagGACCCAATATCATAAGCATGTATTTGACTGTTTAGCCACTGCCACTGTGGTCAATATTGAGCTTCTTATTGCTGTGATTTAGATTGCTGTGAAAGATTCCTACCCTTATCTCCTGAAGATTGTGGAAGTTATTCCCCACTCGGACAGAGATCTTGCTGGGGGTGTAACTCTCATCTGATTTGTAATCTGCGTAAATGCAGAGCATCtttactgttgtttttcttctgcaaaatataaaataaaaatggaagcgTATCAAACAACTTTAAGCTTGGATATTAAGGAAGAAAGTTCGCTATGATCCCATACAGAAATCTCTCCTTCCCTTCCCCAGAGTAAAACACTGTAAAATGCTATTCTACCCTACTTTCTCATAGGATCGCTATATTCTGTTTGAACaaaattaagaaacaaaacatcaaaactATTCATTGCCTCTGGTGCGCTGCTCCTACAGCATTTTTTCTTATTGCAAACTGTTATCATTATAGCTGTTCTTAAACAGTTCTGAACCTGTGGTTTATCTGAAAACTATTAAACGccctttgtttttttcatttctgaaaTTGTTTGGTTTGGTTCAACCGATTTtggctgaaggcaaaacaaatGCCTATTAATTACTCATTTAAAAGAAGCCCTGAACGGAGGATGAAAAGAAGTTCAAATTCACACTGTTGATCCAGCATGATTAATGTTGTCCTGCCTTAAATTTTGGAAAATAACGAAAAATACACAAGTTAGAGAAATGTTCCACAGCAGTAAAGTATATTAACTCTGCTATGATGTTAATGGCAATGGAGATAGAATGCGATCCTTAATCATTTAAGAGTGTGACAGAAGTACTGTAACTGCAGATTCAGTTTTGGGGGAGTTCTCTGTACACTACCTGAACTGAATGTTGACTAGGTGCGGTTGAGATCCGTCTGACTGCCAATATGTTTCCAGGTTATCATCCCGAAGCTGATCAACTCCAAAACCTGAGGAATAAAAAACACTGTAAGATATCCAATTGGCAAGACTGAAGGACACTCAGTGGTAAAATGATACAATGTCCCACTCACTTCAATATTACCTAAATTTTTACATTGCCAATTGTTCATAAATCAtcatgttgctaatttgttcccagaAACTGTCCAAATGTGTCACTCCAAAGAAGAACACAGAACTGTTCTGGGCCAACCATTTCTGCCACATCAAATTCAATGgaaattcattttcatttccttaatacagtaagggaaaaaagtatttgatcccctgctgattttgtatgtttgtccactgacaaagaaatgatcagtctataattttaatggtaggtgtattttaacagtgagagacaaaataacaaaaaaataaagaaaaacgcatttcaaaaaagttataaattgatgttgcatgttaatgagtgaaataagtatttgatcccctatcaatcagcaagatttctggctcccaggtgtcttttatacaggtaacgagctgagattaggagcactctcttaaagggagtgctcctaatctcagctcgttacctgtataaaagacacctgtctacagaagcaatcaatcaatcagattccaaactctccaccatggccaagaccaaagagctgtccaaggatgtcagggacaagattgtagacctacacaaggctggaatgggctacaagaccatcgccaagcagcttggtgagaaggtgacaacagttggtgcgattattcgcaaatggaagaaacacaaaataactgtcagtctccctcggtctggggctccatgcaagatctcacctcgtggagtttcaatgatcatgagaacggtgaggaatcagcccagaactacacgggaggatcttgttaatgatctcaaggcagctgggaccatagtcaccaagaaaacaattggtaacacactacgccgtgaaggactgaaatcctgcagcacccgcaaggtccccctgctcaagaaagcacatgtacaggcccgtctgaagtttgcattgaaaatgggtcgtggatgggtattccagcatgacaatgacccaaaacacacagccaaggcaacaaaggagtggctcaagaagaagcacattaaggtcctggagtggcctagccagtctccagaccttaatcccatagaaaatctgtggagggagctgaaggttcgagttgccaaacgtcagcctcaaaaccttaatgacttggagaggatctgcaaagaggagtgggacaaaatccctcctgagatgtgtgcaaacctggtggccaactacaagaaa encodes:
- the anapc10 gene encoding anaphase-promoting complex subunit 10 produces the protein MATASKTPPGADPKQLERTGTVREIGSQAVWSLSSCKPGFGVDQLRDDNLETYWQSDGSQPHLVNIQFRRKTTVKMLCIYADYKSDESYTPSKISVRVGNNFHNLQEIRQLELVEPSGWIHIPLLDIVNNPIRTFMIQIAVLANHQNGRDTHMRQIKVYTPVEESSIGKFPRCTTVDFMMYRTIR